The following are encoded in a window of Candidatus Moraniibacteriota bacterium genomic DNA:
- a CDS encoding response regulator, which yields MSKSIIIVEDEISIMKAMSIKLQNAGFQVEGAKEANEFFEKKGKKKFDLILLDLMLPKISGFEVLEKLRKEKNKVPVMVASNLSQEEDKKRAQDLGAVDYIVKSDTSLNQIVEKIQSFLEK from the coding sequence ATGTCTAAATCGATAATTATTGTTGAAGATGAGATTTCAATAATGAAAGCAATGAGCATTAAATTACAGAATGCCGGTTTTCAAGTTGAGGGCGCAAAAGAAGCGAATGAATTTTTTGAGAAAAAGGGAAAGAAGAAGTTCGATCTTATCTTATTAGATCTTATGCTTCCAAAGATTTCAGGTTTTGAAGTATTGGAAAAATTAAGAAAGGAAAAAAATAAGGTTCCTGTTATGGTGGCATCGAATTTAAGCCAAGAAGAGGACAAAAAACGAGCTCAAGACCTTGGCGCAGTGGATTATATTGTCAAATCGGACACATCACTTAATCAGATTGTTGAAAAAATACAATCTTTTTTAGAAAAATAA